TATGTTTGATATGTGACATGCATAGAAAAACCAAGAACGGGCAAGTGGCATGAGTGTTTTAGGCATCAAATATCATttatgttattatcaaaagtTTCATTGTCTTGCACATTTTTCGATTATACTTGTGAAATTATAGGATTTATCCTCACTAAAAGAAAGTGTATCacaccaaaaaggtaaaaaattaagtttaaaTAATTTGACACTTTAAGATTGTCAATGAGATTATGTCAATGACTAATTGATTTTAAAAAGCTTTATCTAACTTCTGATATTTCAGTATTTGGCATGCAACACACATTGCATATTTGCAGTTACATGGATTATGATTGTGTGGAAAATTTGATGCGTATCACTGTCAAAATATCACATGTAACTAACCACATCACtcatccaaaaagaaaagtaaaagagagCACGTACACTCAATACTCTTCTTCCTAAATTAGGCATTTTTTTGTATTATAAGCAAAATGCATCAATATGGAGGAAAATATTAGGTGCAGTTGTTAACATGTAATAATGTTTAATATTAGGGAAAAATATCTCTGTCTGGAagtgtggcttacgccagcactcccatgtgtctatctctctcctccttaaaataagggggcagagatgtcttttcacacggggaggagagagatagactcatgggagtgctggcgtaggtcacactcccgcacagaaaactgcttcctttaatattaatgggtttttttttggatggcatACATAGGAAAGTATCGATTGATGGGCTTGTGAGAGTTATCCTAATTCAGGCCCAatctttttcattaaaaaaaaataaaaaatggagcaTTGTTGGTGAGAGCAAATCAAATGACCTTAGTTCCAACCCTCCACATCATCAAAGCCCTAACAAAGTCGTAACTTATCTTTCCTATTTAattaaaacttttaaaaaaaaaaaatagaagttaaGATTCTCTAAAAGGAAATCTCACTCCCCAAAGATAAGAACACCTAAGAATTCTCAATTGTTAGGTAAAATGAGATTGTGTGTTTCAATTAATGATGGAAAATTTACTAATGTTTTGTTCTTGGAATGTTGATGAAAGATTACCCATCAGGCCATCAGTTAAGGTTGTATAGTTGTTAAATCTTATTTatgctctgtttttttaatctaataTGCATTATCTAATGCAGAACtgattctattatttttttcggAGAAGAGAATGCCATCTAATCGTGCAATGCACTCCGTCTCTGCACCTTGATACATGGGTGCTTGAAATGATTGTCATACCCTCTTGAAACCCTGAAAATGACCATGGGTGTAATGGTCATTTTGCATCTAATATTAAGGTATAAGGTTGACGTGTCTGGTGGAGAGTTGGCTTTGATGATGTGACTACATCAACGGTAGAAGGCTGAAGCTAAAGATCAATCGAGTTTATCTTGAGCCCTCTCCGACTTTTCTCTTAAAACCAAAGAAAGATATTTGGACTCATTCTGGTCAAACCAACAAAGCCGGGCTTCAATATTTAGGTTTTAATGTTGTTGGGACCGCGTTACTTCAAATTCCAAAACATTTAATCAGTCCAACGAACTTCTTAACTTTCCATATTTACCCAGTGAAGACCTGGTCCGAGTCCGACCCAAAGTTCAAACTTTCCAAGTTCCCGACCGAGCCAAGTTTGTACCAGAGTAGCAAAGATCTCATTTAAAGTCATTATTTGTACTGCCAAGGACGGAAGACTCGAAGACCAGTAACCTCCCTGTTCTATCTCTTTAAGGATGGATCTTAATAATAatcatttattaattaattaattaaataaaagggTGGAAAGGGAACAGAAAAATCAAGTGAGACTTTGAGAGAGATAACTGAAGTATTTGGGCCTTTGGGGTCTACGTCTACCCAGTCAATCGGGGCGTGTGGGCCAGGGTGAGTactaaaatatctaaaatacccttgtaaTATTAAGATCAGGGCAGGAGATGTTTCTAATAGTTGTCTATAAAAACGCAGTTTCCGCTCTTCGTATTGTTGTACAACTGAAGCACTGCCATCCATTCCAGAGCAGCACTGCCTTCCTTCTCAACTTctacactttaaaaaaaataaaaaaaaaaagggagagagagttaAAAAATCTACTGTTCCCTTTAAATTTAGTtcgaatttttagggttttatgttgttttagttttctttctttctctctctgtatcTGTGAGAGTTTTTTTGTATTTGCGAAAAAGCGAAAAAGTGTATCTGCGTTAAGGGGGAGAAAACACTAAACGGCTATAATTGCTGAAGAAAGACGATCGCCGAGGAGGAACAGGAACCCGAGATCGCTGCtctgtttttgggttttctgcCCAGATTCTGCAGTGGGTTCTTGACCCTTTTACTTTGATTCGGATTTTGATCTGgttttcactctctctctctggatttACTGAGGAGGAGAGAAGGACGGAGAGACAGACGGGTTTTGGATTAAGCCTGTACACAGgcagaaaactttctcctttctctttgaTTTGGTGGTCATGATGCCTGAAGGAGGTTATTATTGCTCTAAGAAGACGGATGATATCTGTGATGATGTTTGTGGCCAGGTActtgttcttctcctttctGTTTGCTAATAGAAGTTTTATTTCGCGTTTAGGATCCTCTTTTTTaccctctcctcttctttccattcttttgtttttcccatttttttttttgtgattgttTCCAAATTATTGTTTCATTTTTCAGTCAAATGGAAAATGAGTACCTCTTTCCTTCAATCGGTGTCTTCAATCGTCATATGAACCCTAACTCTGTCGATTAAAGGGTTTTATTGTCCGCCGTTCTATTATCTATTTCAAATTTTACTTGTGAATTTTTTGTGCCTGTGATTTTATGGAATTTCCCTTTCCATCGTTTTGAGATTTTATCCCTTTCAGAAAGAAACAATGTATATTAGGGTGATTTTGAAATTTAAAGCTGGGGATTTGAATCTTAAAGCTGTGGTTTTCTGATATGAGCATTTTACGCGTTTCCGTTTTCGTTGCGTAAAAAATCGAAATTGGCCGGTATTTCTCTCTTTCGTTTTCGTTGCAGAGCGCATGAAGCAGATTCATGCGAGAAGTTGACCCTATGGTGTAactctttttagtttttgaCGTTTATTTCAACCTATAAAAAAGAACACGAGTGATTGGTTATGGCTGCTCTGATTGTAGTTGCTTTTCTAGGGTTTTATCTGCTTTCGTCAATGGTCTATCGTCATTTTAGAGACGGTTTGCTTTCTTTTGGTTTGGAATACGTTTCTTCGTTCTGGgtagctgataaaaaaaaactttgatttttaatttgcAGAAAACTCGTGCTGCATTAAGCAGACTACGCTGCTGTATTCTACGAGGGTTGGATTTGAAGACCTTCATGCTTCTGTTAATCTTGGTTCCAACATGCGTCTTTGTTGGCTATTTGCATGGGCAGAAGATCACATACTTCCTACGGCCATTATGGGAATCTCCACCCAAAGCCTTCAATGACATCCCTCATTATTATCACGAGAATGTCTCAATGGAAAACCTCTGCAAACTTCACGGATGGGGAATTCGCGAGTCCCCCAGACGTGTATATGATGCGGTTCTGTTCAGCAACGAGGTAGATATGCTTACAATTAGATGGAAGGAGCTGTACCCATACATCACACAGTTTGTTCTGCTAGAATCGAATTCAACCTTCACTGGCTTGCCAAAGCCTCTCGTTTTTGCAAGCCACCGAGATCAGTTCAAATTTGTTGAGCCTCGGCTAACCTATGGGACCATTGGAGGGAGATCAAGGAGAGGGGAGAACCCTTTTATTGAGGAAGCATACCAGCGAGTGGCACTTGATCAGTTGCTCTTCAGAGTGGCTGGTATATCTGATGATGACTTGTTGATAATGTCAGATGTTGATGAGATACCAAGCGGCCATACAATCAATCTCTTGAGATGGTGTGATGAAATCCCTTCTATCCTTCATCTTCGATTGAAGAACTATTTGTATTCATTCGAATTTCTCCTTGATAATAAGAGTTGGAGAGCTTCAGTCCACAGGTATCAAACTGGCAAGACAAGGTATGCACATTATCGTCAGACCGATGATATCTTGGCAGATGCTGGGTGGCATTGCAGCTTTTGCTTCCGCCGTATCAGTGATTTCATATTTAAGATGAAAGCTTACAGCCATTTTGATCGAGTGAGGTTTTCTCATTACCTAAATCCGAATAGGGTTCAGGATGTAATCTGCAAAGGGGCAGACCTGTTCGACATGCTCCCTGAGGAGTACACATTCAAGGAGATCATCGGAAAATTGGGGCCGATACCATCTTCTCATTCAGCAGTTCATCTTCCTGCATATCTTTTGAACAATGCAGATAAATATAAATTTCTCTTGCCTGGCAACTGCAAAAGAGAAAGTGGCTAAGTTTCTCAGTGAGGTTTTAGGTTCTACATTGTAAAGTTTAAAGTGCAGCTCTTTTGACACCTCAGGAGGGGTTCTGTGGGGCAACTGATGACTGGTCTGGCATGAGATTGAAAGTACAATGTATCCATCATTCTTTAGGGAGAAGTtaggagtgggggggggggattggagTAGTTGGATATCTTGGGTGAAACATTGTATatttcctcccttttttttcccctagtGTTGGGTTTCATCCAATTAAAGAGGCGATGTGGATAGATCTCATATCGCTTCTTGTTGGTATGACTTGATCCCCCTAATGCAGAACAGATAGTGACATTTCCCGAGCTTTTGTTGCTGggaattttgtttttctttagacTAATTTATTCATATATTCTTACAACTTGTGTTCTTTTGAACTTTTTGATTTTTACCATCTGATGCTTTTGAATCTCTACTTCATGATAATGATGATTCTATTCTTTCTCGGTTCCATTCTGAAGATTGTGAGAAGGCTGTTATGAACATTGTTTGGTTTTGGCAATCTTTCCATGTCAGTAGCAGTCTAAGAAAGCTCCTCAACAATGAAATAAGATGGTTGAATGTGTCTCTGTCCTGGTGTTACCTTCACAATCACATATTTATCCTGTCAGGAATTGGGattgttattatcttgtgtaTTTGCAGGTCATCAATCACTATGTTTCTTTCCCTTGCCATTGTCATACTGCAAAGTTATGGGTTGATTTGCATATATAAAATTCTCTTCAAAATTGTTTTGAGGTTGGCAACTTGGCATTGGCAGAGGTCTAGAATTCTGACTGAGAAGTCAACATGTGTAATGAAATTTACATTACTAGCAGGCTTATCAGAGTAATAATCTGTGAGAAGTCAGAGAACTGAGTCAGAATCAATTCTTACTGAGTCACAACAGTGAAGGTGTGTGGATACTGAGTTTTGTCTTCAAGGAAGAAAgttttctcttcacccatagagaaggaagaaaaaaagaatgggTGGGAGTAAAGCGTGTTGGTTTCGTCAAACACATGGTTTCCATTCTTCCTTTTCTGATGATGTATCTTGTGGTGGTAGTGCCACTGTGGCTGTTTGTGTGTGGGTCAATGTCAATGATATGACATGATCTTCCCTATCTCTATTAAACACCTCTTTTATGTATTTCTGTCTTTTACTGGTTCGCCATTTGAGTCTTATTAGATGGCCTCACAGTCTCATGGAAAGAGAGTGGGCGATAGTTGAGgcttgagagggagagagggagagagggagagagagaatcggATGAGTATATGCCTTAAAAGAGTCCCCCCTTTGCCTGGTCAGATCTTAATATATTTCTTAGAAAGTAGgaactgtttttgtttttgatgaagAAAGGAACTGGTCCGGTTCCAAGGAATCTGATGCCACTCATTGGGTTGTTCTACCATATTTaacataaagaaaaataatcttAATTATATTTTTCTACTTTCTGTCATAAGATCATTGGTGAGGCTATTGTGTCAGATGCAGAACATGGGCATCAATTGGGATGATACGGTGGTGGGAGTGGTAGGtacttaaaaatttttaaaccaaaaaagtttAACAAGCTTTGGAGGGTGGGTGGGGTTAGGGactttagggttagggttttaaaacaagGAATTGGGATCTTAATTGGGTCCAGCCGATTCAGATCCGATTCTGTTCTGGATTTATCCGAATTGATAGGGAATCAGCTGGAATCGGTCCAGTTCCgcctgaaccctagaaacccCCCTCCTTTGAGTTACACTCGCACACTCCAAATCGGCAAGAATCGGGATCGGATGTGGTATTTCAACTTTTGAATCCCtgggttggggggagggggaacatggaaaattatcaccgCCAATTCGTTggtacctccaattcctcttataggggggagtggactctaccttgggcagtgttttcgggcagtGGGTAGGATGATCATTCTTGCCCCCaagtgaggaattggaggaattgaagggggcagcgaattagaggggataaagattcaGGGGAACATGGTTTCAAAACATGGTATTGGTATCAGTTGGTGCCGATTCTGTGTTTTGACCGATACCCGATACAGGATTGGTATCAAGGGAAAAATGGTCCAAATTTACTtacaatcaaaattaaaaatatgCGATTCAGCCTAATAAGGGCAATCCATATTGGTATCAATATCAGACGAGAGTATGAGACCGATACCTTGATTTAAAACCTACCAGATAATTAGATAAGTAATTAGCAAAAGTGGAAAAATGGAAGCAGGTACAGCTAAAAGACTCTGGTGTCGTGTTATAAGGGATTGTTGGCCACTCATATGATAAGCTCATGACtaattgaatattttaaattatgcaaaaaggaaaagagaacgTCACCCAGTCGTGTCAGTCATACCGTCCTGCACCTTGACACAGAGACGTGCAAAATGATCGTCATactctttggaatcctagaaATGATCAAGGGTGGAGCGGCCAATTTGCACGCTCCTATGTCAAGGCACTGGGGCAGCGTTTCTGGGGTGACCGAGTGACGTTCCTTCTCCCTACAAACaattagggaaaaggttcttgAGCGGAACATGAAAGCGAAAGATACAGAAAtatcatctcttttcttctcacaTAAAATAACCTCTTTGTCTTCTataaatgaaatcaaaatcattttgTTGAGATCCTTGATGTGGTCCTTATGCTTGGAGAAccttttttcctaaaaaatattATAGTTTGTTATTTTAATATAGAGAGAACGTTTTTCTTCATCGCACCATTTgagggttcacaaacctctataaaattttaatatatttctcAAAATACCTTTTCAATACCCCTCCACACGCATCTAAAATACAAGAGTGAATGAATGAATCACCATAacttaaggaaaactcggtcctattaatattataattttAGTCATAAAATAGTTCAAGGTACAGCCAGCCTACATATAGCATTCAAACTTTGGTATATTAAAGTGTAATTATTAATCTAATACAATCTTCTAATTATCTGATTAaatgaatagaagaaagaaggtGGACAAGTGTGAAAGAAGAGGTGGAAGTACTAGCATGTGGGTGTGTATGGTGGACATTTGCGAatcttttttattaattataataatataatggAGATTGGGAGGCGAGAAaggcctttttttatttattaaatgttGATATAATGGGCCCAAATGCCAAATGGGTCGCATTCTATTATGGGTTATATATATCTATCGTACATGTGGAGTCGTGGACGTCACGACTTGACTTGGTagagcaggaggaggaggatggaCGGATATGTCCCATTAATGGTTTGGGAAATGCGAATAAATGATTCCCTAGAATACGACTGAGCATGTTGTCATCACGTGTTTACAACTTTAGAAGACTTCACCGATCATCGTGTGGGAAGACCGACCGCCTCTAACCCctattaaatctaatttcttTGGACTCTGGGAATCTGGATTGGATGTTTAGTAGGGCCCACCATATTAGTGATGTGGCCCCATGTAGAGTGGTCCAGgtaaggtttaaagtatcatctCCTATAcggcaaaaaaaaatcctttataGTACGGGCAGTTTGGATCTAGATCTCAATACGTAGAAAATATGACAACCGATGGTATCGAGttcaacaagaaagaaaaaaaaaaaaaaactgggtaaATTGAACTTGCACTGTTGGATTAAGCATGTTTCACGTGTCGAGCTCGATGATCATTGCTAGGCACTGTAAGATTCCCgaactgtagaggattttaagcTCTCATATATGCTATTACTAATCTATACGTATCCTATTTTCAAGGTATCAatagaatatttaaaaaaaataatattaatacatgtatgaaatctcatcttttatataTAATCCATTGAATAAACTTGTGTCATGGTGAtactttgttcttctttttatacattatatattttacatattacttagtTATAGTGTTGTATGTTGCAAATTGTATTTTACATTTATCATAAgcattttcatttgttttttaaccATTTCCATACATATGTAGCATATCTTTTCATTTTACATTTTTTCAAAACAATACGATACTtttcttaaaatcacccttttgatacgatacccgataccaataTTTTAAACCTTGGGTTCAAGTGGCCCTTGATTGGTGTAGGCTTTTGTTAGGGggcaagaaaaagaagggggagAAGGGGCAAGGTGGCAAGACAACCCACATGAGTGTTTTAAGAATTGGGATCAGATTGATTCGGTTGGATTCGCCAAATTTTGAATTGGCCGAACCAATCCCAAACTAATCCCAATTTTGGCTCGGTTTGGTTGCTACGGATCGTATCTTTTTAGGAAAATATATGCCTTTCCCCTACAActttttttgtaaaatatatttcatcTCCTCAAAAAATATTTGCATTTTCCTTGACCAAACGGAGGTTGATGACCCATACGTGTTTTGTAGGATTAGTCTTGCTGTCCCCTTCAATTCCTTcgattcctcacatgggggcggaaatgatcaccctagcCCCTGCCAAAAAACACTGCCtaaggtgggatccactccccctattagaggaattggaagtAATAATTATTCATTATTTTGGCTGACTTTAATCAATTTCTAACCGATCAAGACTGATTCCAATTCTGAGTTCCTATTAACAGAAAAAAGCTTTTCGACCGAAAATGCAACGAATCTAAAACCCAAGTTACATAGGCCCAATTCGATACCAGAAAAGAAGCTTAAGCTCCCACAAAATCGTTGTAAGTAATTTGCTAAAAGAGACCAAACAGTGGCAAGCAGCTCTGAATTGTCTTTGTGAACACCCTTGAACACCCAAGCCAAGGCATGAGAAAACCTCACCTGTAAAGTTCACCGGAAGCTTAAGGAAGGCATAATATGAATAGCCTTAGCCCTTAGGGCCTTATGCCCTCTGTATTGAGGAATAGGGAGCAGAGATGACCTGACTTTCAAAGGAGAAAATGAATGAATCCTTGGTCTTTTAGGTAGTGACTTTGGTTCAATGTAGTCTTGTCACGCTCAACAACTGAACTTGATGGGCCTCaattgatggaaaaaaaaaaaacccccataATTCCTTGAGGTCATCTTGCGTTTATAATAAgtagaaaaaagaataaatataataatagttTGATTCTTCTTCGCCATCCTAAATAAGGGGAGGAAAAATCCTTGGAAAAgacaaaaggaaagaagatgagATGGACAAACGGTGGGGATGGATGGATCCCTGCACAGCCGCATGGACCCCAAACCAAAGCTTACATATGCATCTAATGACTTAATCTAAGAGGCCTGGCCCCTGAGGCATATGGTTAACTACTATCATGAAATCGGCCTCCATAGTCCATACTTCAGAGGATGAAAGGTTTGAAGAGGTCTTgccctaattttattttatttttttaattttgtaggGTTGGGAGAGTGTGATGGTTTGTCATTGATCCATGCAGGTCCATTATCTCAAATGGGAAATTTCTCACTTAAAAGTCAAGTGTGGATAAAGTTTAAATGGTATATCTTTGATAGTTTATATGTAagatcatttttattttttttttgcaatctTAGTCTGCAATTAAACCCATAGATAGTTCTATTATCGTTTTTGGAGATACGTCCAAAGGAGGAGAAAGTATATGATAATGTGATAAAAAGATGGATGTGTGTGATAATGTCTAACAACTCATCAGCCTAAATTATCATTTGGCAATATCTGTTTAAATTAAGACTTGTCATGTGAACAAGGAACCTAGAGATCCATCTGTTCACAAAATTTGAATCTCATCTTATATTCTAGATCGTAAATTTGAAATACTTTGCTCATGTCAATTCATCAATTAAATcacccccccacacacacacacaaaaaataataataataaaagagttttATTCTCTCACCATCCAAATGGCCGAAAAATAAGAATATAACAGTGAAGGGCTTTCTAGATGAACAAATATGGGGAAGAGTAGTAATGCCGATAGATTTGTGGGTGTTTCCCTCacctttctgtttttttttgttttttttgttttttgttttttgtttgttgtttggggggggggggggtttgttttGGGATTGGttgcatggcccctgcaccagtgtGGAGGCTATTGGAAGCGCCCACTCAGACATCCAAcattggggtggggtggtcattttgccacccccccccctttgtctaggtgtaggggcatgcaaccaagtagcatttctttttctttttgtttttatctcCCTCTTTTGCCCTTTAGACGCTAGAGGTAAGTAGTGGAGCCTGTATTTtcattaaaaaggaaagaagaatccTACCAAATAGCATGGATCCTACGCCCCAACACAAGAGCACATAACACACAAAATTACCATCCCCTCCCGTAAAATAAAaactcatccatgttgataccTTTGGAGACTCTCGTTGGCCGCTGCACCTGATCTGCAGTTACCTCTTGCACAAAAAACAATTAGTTGGAGCCGTGCGTGTAATCTCTTCCCAGCCTGCCAAGCCCAGCCAAACCTGGCAATCGGCTGCTAACAAGTTTGGCCTGTCAGCCCAGTTGTTGAGTTGAACTAAGATATGGGCCCATGGCCCAGTACCAGTTGCCATGGGACACACACTTGTGCCTTAGAGAAGAGGTATTTATCAAATCGATTCAGTTCAAGATTtgataaatataaatcaaaatcaaattgcttGTTAATCGTTTCCAATTTTCCAGACCAAAGCCTCATTAATAATTGTTTTGATTTAATCCGGGCGGGGTGGGGCGGGG
The nucleotide sequence above comes from Telopea speciosissima isolate NSW1024214 ecotype Mountain lineage chromosome 3, Tspe_v1, whole genome shotgun sequence. Encoded proteins:
- the LOC122654559 gene encoding uncharacterized protein LOC122654559; this translates as MMPEGGYYCSKKTDDICDDVCGQKTRAALSRLRCCILRGLDLKTFMLLLILVPTCVFVGYLHGQKITYFLRPLWESPPKAFNDIPHYYHENVSMENLCKLHGWGIRESPRRVYDAVLFSNEVDMLTIRWKELYPYITQFVLLESNSTFTGLPKPLVFASHRDQFKFVEPRLTYGTIGGRSRRGENPFIEEAYQRVALDQLLFRVAGISDDDLLIMSDVDEIPSGHTINLLRWCDEIPSILHLRLKNYLYSFEFLLDNKSWRASVHRYQTGKTRYAHYRQTDDILADAGWHCSFCFRRISDFIFKMKAYSHFDRVRFSHYLNPNRVQDVICKGADLFDMLPEEYTFKEIIGKLGPIPSSHSAVHLPAYLLNNADKYKFLLPGNCKRESG